One window of the Pristiophorus japonicus isolate sPriJap1 unplaced genomic scaffold, sPriJap1.hap1 HAP1_SCAFFOLD_1636, whole genome shotgun sequence genome contains the following:
- the LOC139243236 gene encoding cadherin-related family member 5-like isoform X1, producing the protein METLILCLFLVCSGAVCSGRLSDSAGRSCCEPKLPQPLNISEFNKLQNYVTLSGQGRCPEYLVFTTNANQRFCILSGKAQAIKEFVDARSTDPGDVGARTGGIEQTETGEGTPHPAPPTARPTIPISSSSITAVPGLHGQERTFTLQPTPNPPTRAHWLQRVAVTTRNTAGETSGTSLHPRNIVDTTLTSPPNKHEAGEDRTMEGTYSPDPGEVGARTGGIEQTETGEGTPHPAPPTAGPTIPISSSSITAVPGLHGQERTFTLQPTPNPPTQAHWLQRVAVTTRNTAGETSGTSLHPRNIVDMTLTSPPNKHEAGEDRTMEGTYSPGSTTSGRGGARMGHRVGPGVGGLLHCKDCDEQHRYSAGEVTAGQWLALGLLASAIALLLTAAILFASIKFKCTQQMPDVMVRGVRYSKICGLRTDTV; encoded by the exons ATGGAGACCCTGATTCTGTGCCTCTTCCTCGTCTGCTCGGGAGCGG TGTGCAGTGGGAGGCTCTCGGACAGTGCTGGCCGGTCATGCTGTGAACCCAAGTTACCGCAACCATTAAATATATCAGAATTCAACAAGCTGCAGAATTATGTGACCTTATCCGGTCAGGGAAGATGTCCCGAGTATCTAGT ATTTACCACAAACGCGAATCAGAGATTCTGTATATTATCGGGAAAGGCACAAGCCATTAAAGAGTTTGTTGATGCGAGATCCACAG ATCCTGGTGACGTGGGCGCCCGAACTGGTGGGATAGAGCAGACGGAGACCGGGGAAGGAACTCCTCATCCTGCACCTCCCACTGCACGTCCAACCATTCCAATATCCAGCTCCTCCATCACGGCCGTCCCTGGGCTACACGGGCAAGAGAGAACCTTCACCCTTCAGCCAACACCGAACCCCCCCACCCGAGCCCACTGGCTTCAACGTGTGGCTGTCACAACAAGAAACACAGCTGGAGAAACATCCGGGACAAGTCTCCATCCCAGGAATATTGTCGACACGACACTGACATCTCCTCCAAACAAACACGAGGCGGGAGAAGACAGGACTATGGAGGGCACTTACAGTCCCG ATCCTGGTGAGGTGGGCGCCCGAACTGGTGGGATAGAGCAGACGGAGACCGGGGAAGGAACTCCTCATCCTGCACCTCCCACTGCAGGTCCAACCATTCCAATATCCAGCTCCTCCATCACGGCCGTCCCTGGGCTACACGGGCAAGAGAGAACCTTCACCCTTCAGCCAACACCGAACCCCCCCACCCAAGCCCACTGGCTTCAACGTGTGGCTGTCACAACAAGAAACACAGCTGGAGAAACATCCGGGACAAGTCTCCATCCCAGGAATATTGTCGACATGACACTGACATCTCCTCCAAACAAACACGAGGCGGGAGAAGACAGGACTATGGAGGGCACTTACAGTCCCG GCTCCACAACGTCAGGACGCGGAGGGGCGAGAATGGGCCACAGAGTCGGGCCTGGGGTTGGAGGTTTGCTGCATTGCAAGGATTGCGACGAGCAACACAGATACTCGGCCGGTGAGGTCACAGCAGGTCAATGGTTGGCACTGGGCCTGTTGGCGTCTGCCATCGCGCTGCTCCTCACTGCTGCCATCCTCTTCGCCAGCATCAAGTTTAAGTGCACACAACAGATGCCAG ATGTTATGGTGCGAGGTGTGAGATACAGCAAGATTTGCGGCCTTCGCACCGACACAGTGTGA
- the LOC139243236 gene encoding cadherin-related family member 5-like isoform X2, whose amino-acid sequence METLILCLFLVCSGAVCSGRLSDSAGRSCCEPKLPQPLNISEFNKLQNYVTLSGQGRCPEYLVFTTNANQRFCILSGKAQAIKEFVDARSTDPGDVGARTGGIEQTETGEGTPHPAPPTARPTIPISSSSITAVPGLHGQERTFTLQPTPNPPTRAHWLQRVAVTTRNTAGETSGTSLHPRNIVDTTLTSPPNKHEAGEDRTMEGTYSPDPGEVGARTGGIEQTETGEGTPHPAPPTAGPTIPISSSSITAVPGLHGQERTFTLQPTPNPPTQAHWLQRVAVTTRNTAGETSGTSLHPRNIVDMTLTSPPNKHEAGEDRTMEGTYSPDVMVRGVRYSKICGLRTDTV is encoded by the exons ATGGAGACCCTGATTCTGTGCCTCTTCCTCGTCTGCTCGGGAGCGG TGTGCAGTGGGAGGCTCTCGGACAGTGCTGGCCGGTCATGCTGTGAACCCAAGTTACCGCAACCATTAAATATATCAGAATTCAACAAGCTGCAGAATTATGTGACCTTATCCGGTCAGGGAAGATGTCCCGAGTATCTAGT ATTTACCACAAACGCGAATCAGAGATTCTGTATATTATCGGGAAAGGCACAAGCCATTAAAGAGTTTGTTGATGCGAGATCCACAG ATCCTGGTGACGTGGGCGCCCGAACTGGTGGGATAGAGCAGACGGAGACCGGGGAAGGAACTCCTCATCCTGCACCTCCCACTGCACGTCCAACCATTCCAATATCCAGCTCCTCCATCACGGCCGTCCCTGGGCTACACGGGCAAGAGAGAACCTTCACCCTTCAGCCAACACCGAACCCCCCCACCCGAGCCCACTGGCTTCAACGTGTGGCTGTCACAACAAGAAACACAGCTGGAGAAACATCCGGGACAAGTCTCCATCCCAGGAATATTGTCGACACGACACTGACATCTCCTCCAAACAAACACGAGGCGGGAGAAGACAGGACTATGGAGGGCACTTACAGTCCCG ATCCTGGTGAGGTGGGCGCCCGAACTGGTGGGATAGAGCAGACGGAGACCGGGGAAGGAACTCCTCATCCTGCACCTCCCACTGCAGGTCCAACCATTCCAATATCCAGCTCCTCCATCACGGCCGTCCCTGGGCTACACGGGCAAGAGAGAACCTTCACCCTTCAGCCAACACCGAACCCCCCCACCCAAGCCCACTGGCTTCAACGTGTGGCTGTCACAACAAGAAACACAGCTGGAGAAACATCCGGGACAAGTCTCCATCCCAGGAATATTGTCGACATGACACTGACATCTCCTCCAAACAAACACGAGGCGGGAGAAGACAGGACTATGGAGGGCACTTACAGTCCCG ATGTTATGGTGCGAGGTGTGAGATACAGCAAGATTTGCGGCCTTCGCACCGACACAGTGTGA